DNA sequence from the Shewanella piezotolerans WP3 genome:
GAGAACTTATATGAGTAATAACCCGCGCTACATTAGTAATTTAACTCGCGATACCTACGCTATCATTTTGGCGGGGGGCCGAGGCTCTAGGTTACACGAACTGACAGACTGGCGTGCTAAACCTTCTCTCTATTTTGGCGGTAAATTCAGGATCATCGACTTCCCACTGTCCAATTGCATTAACTCGGGGATCCGTCGTATTGGCGTGGTCACGCAATATAAATCTCACTCGCTTATACGCCACGTTATGCGCGGTTGGGGACATTTTAAAAAAGAACTGGGTGAATCGGTTGAGATTTTGCCAGCCTCTCAGCGTTATTCTGAGAATTGGTATCAAGGTACCGCCGATGCAGTGTTTCAAAATATCGATATCATTCGTCATGAGCTGCCTAAGTACGTGATGATTTTATCGGGTGATCATGTTTACCGTATGGATTATGCCGGCTTACTGGCAACCCATGCGGAATCTGGCGCCGATATGACTGTGTCCTGCTTAGAGGTGCCAACGCCTGAAGCAGCGGGGGCATTTGGGGTAGTTGAAGTCGATGATACAGGCAAGATTTTGGGCTTTGAAGAGAAACCTGAATTGCCTAAACATCTACCAGAAGACCCTGAAATGTGCCTCGCCTCGATGGGAAATTATGTGTTTAACACCGAGTTTTTGTTTGAACAACTTAAGCGAGATGCGCAAAATGAAGATTCAGACAGAGATTTTGGCAAAGATATTATTCCCTCGATAATCGAAGATCATAAAGTTTACGCACACCGCTTTAGAAGTGTCTTCCCTAACGAAGAAGCTTACTGGCGTGAT
Encoded proteins:
- the glgC gene encoding glucose-1-phosphate adenylyltransferase gives rise to the protein MSNNPRYISNLTRDTYAIILAGGRGSRLHELTDWRAKPSLYFGGKFRIIDFPLSNCINSGIRRIGVVTQYKSHSLIRHVMRGWGHFKKELGESVEILPASQRYSENWYQGTADAVFQNIDIIRHELPKYVMILSGDHVYRMDYAGLLATHAESGADMTVSCLEVPTPEAAGAFGVVEVDDTGKILGFEEKPELPKHLPEDPEMCLASMGNYVFNTEFLFEQLKRDAQNEDSDRDFGKDIIPSIIEDHKVYAHRFRSVFPNEEAYWRDVGTLDSFWQSNMELLSPTPALNLYDAKWPIWTYQEQLPPAKFVFDDDDRRGMALDSIISGGCIISGATVRRSVLFNEVRVCSYSSVEDSVILPDVVVLRNCKIKNAIIDRGCIIPEGSVIGYNHDHDRAKGYRMSDKGVVLVTRDMLGLPVGYE